A window of the Anthonomus grandis grandis chromosome 9, icAntGran1.3, whole genome shotgun sequence genome harbors these coding sequences:
- the LOC126740071 gene encoding uncharacterized protein LOC126740071 isoform X2, with amino-acid sequence MAVKCIFAAITLVSSLLLVHASQLDRFFPPYDQEPKIEDEIEFFPVSNEDEMAEYDWAPPNNGEELPDDDWPNDSSENWIEKITLGGDMKRGMDFPRKKKSQVLCKVQKSVHHHLQPGYEFFPKSYTSYSCQPVSPREAENRALMGSHDTCYVTGENCITIEKEQLFLKRRENVNCWSHFIETVGAGCKCLSKKY; translated from the exons ATGGCGGTAAAGTGTATATTTGCAGCAATA acTTTGGTATCTTCCCTCCTGTTGGTGCATGCGTCCCAGCTAGATCGTTTCTTCCCTCCATATGATCAGGAGCCAAAGATAGAGGATGAAATCGAGTTCTTCCCTGTGTCTAACGAGGATGAAATGGCTGAATATGACTGGGCTCCCCCGAATAATGGGGAAGAACTACCGGATGATGATTGGCCAAATGATAGCAGCGAAAACTGGATAGAAAAGATCACTTTGGGGGGAGATATGAAAAGGGGAATGGATTTTCCTAGGAAAAAG AAAAGTCAAGTTTTATGCAAAGTACAGAAGTCCGTCCACCACCATTTGCAACCCGGATACGAGTTTTTCCCAAAATCTTACACAAGCTATTCCTGTCAGCCTGTAAGCCCTAGAGAGGCCGAAAATAGGGCCTTAATGGGAAGTCAC GATACTTGTTACGTCACAGGCGAAAATTGTATCACAATAGAAAAAGAACAACTTTTCTTAAAAAGACGCGAGAACGTCAATTGTTGGTCTCATTTTATTGAAACCGTTGGGGCGGGCTGTAAATGCttgtctaaaaaatattaa
- the LOC126740071 gene encoding uncharacterized protein LOC126740071 isoform X1: protein MAVKCIFAAITLVSSLLLVHASQLDRFFPPYDQEPKIEDEIEFFPVSNEDEMAEYDWAPPNNGEELPDDDWPNDSSENWIEKITLGGDMKRGMDFPRKKKSQVLCKVQKSVHHHLQPGYEFFPKSYTSYSCQPVSPREAENRALMGSHDVCMVRSGKCTTLHMKRFFLIRNALNDDCWSNLTSMEVDSGCDCIFHYKYRIHL, encoded by the exons ATGGCGGTAAAGTGTATATTTGCAGCAATA acTTTGGTATCTTCCCTCCTGTTGGTGCATGCGTCCCAGCTAGATCGTTTCTTCCCTCCATATGATCAGGAGCCAAAGATAGAGGATGAAATCGAGTTCTTCCCTGTGTCTAACGAGGATGAAATGGCTGAATATGACTGGGCTCCCCCGAATAATGGGGAAGAACTACCGGATGATGATTGGCCAAATGATAGCAGCGAAAACTGGATAGAAAAGATCACTTTGGGGGGAGATATGAAAAGGGGAATGGATTTTCCTAGGAAAAAG AAAAGTCAAGTTTTATGCAAAGTACAGAAGTCCGTCCACCACCATTTGCAACCCGGATACGAGTTTTTCCCAAAATCTTACACAAGCTATTCCTGTCAGCCTGTAAGCCCTAGAGAGGCCGAAAATAGGGCCTTAATGGGAAGTCAC gatgTATGCATGGTTAGATCCGGCAAATGTACCACTTTACACATGAAAAGGTTCTTTTTAATAAGAAACGCTTTAAATGACGATTGCTGGTCCAACCTTACGTCTATGGAGGTCGATTCTGGATGTGACTgcatatttcattataaatacAGGATCCATTtgtaa
- the LOC126740433 gene encoding COP9 signalosome complex subunit 8 → MTVNNIDKLAEELERQELEAPTGIASPQVYSQLLAIYLYQNDLPNAKFLWKRVPASIKASTPELAQIWAVGQHLWKSDFSLVYKTLNSVNWSESVAEIMSNVQVVVRQRAVELISKAYSSITLENVQEMTGLLPDVCVQACIEKGWGVDADTKMVYPVREVKEMGAPPSSEDQLYKLTDFVSFLEN, encoded by the exons ATGACCGTAAATAATATAGACAAACTGGCTGAAGAACTTGAAAGGCAAGAGCTTGAG gCCCCAACAGGTATTGCTAGCCCCCAAGTTTATTCTCAGCTGCTAGCCATATATCTCTACCAAAATGATTT ACCCAATGCTAAATTTCTATGGAAAAGAGTGCCGGCAAGCATTAAGGCAAGCACACCTGAACTGGCTCAAATTTGGGCTGTTGGCCAGCACTTGTGGAAAAGTGATTTCTCATTGGTGTACAAGACACTTAACTCAGTAAATTGGTCAGAATCTGTTGCTGAAATAATGTCAAATGTGCAAG tcgTTGTGCGTCAAAGGGCAGTAGAACTCATTTCCAAAGCATACTCCTCGATAACCCTGGAGAATGTGCAAGAAATGACTGGACTTTTACCTGACGTGTGTGTTCAGGCATGCATTGAAAAGGGCTGGGGAGTGGATGCAGATACAAAAATGGTTTATCCAGTAAGGGAAGTTAAAGAAATGGGGGCGCCTCCTAGTAGTGAAGatcaattatataaattaacagATTTTGTATCATTTCTGGAAAATTAA